One window from the genome of Engraulis encrasicolus isolate BLACKSEA-1 chromosome 16, IST_EnEncr_1.0, whole genome shotgun sequence encodes:
- the ss18 gene encoding protein SSXT isoform X6 — protein MSVAFAPHRPRGKGDITPAGIQKLLDENNQLIQCIMDFQSKGKTAECSQYQQMLHRNLVYLATIADSNQNMQSLLPAPPTQNMPMPGGMNQSGPPPQAPHGHNMPSDGPQAPHMQNQMNGQMPGPNHMPMQGPGPNQAPNMPSGSMNMPPSSHGSMGGYNHAVPSSQGMPAQGQMNMSQGQPMGNYGPRPNMNMQPNQGPMMHQQPPSQQYNMPPGGGGQHYQGQQNPMGMMGQVNQGNHVMSQRPMPPYRPPQQGGAQYAQQQEAYQQGPPQQQGYPPQQQYPGQQGYPGQQQGYGPSQGAPGQYPNYPQGQGQQYGAYRAPQPGPPQGQPQRPYGYEQGQYGNYQQ, from the exons ATGTCGGTGGCGTTTGCACCCCATAGACCGCGTGGAAAGGGTGATATAACACCAGCAGGAATTCAAAAG TTACTGGATGAGAATAATCAACTCATACAATGCATAATGGACTTCCAGAGCAAAGGAAAGACAGCTGAATGTTCACA gTACCAACAGATGCTTCACAGAAACCTAGTATACCTGGCCACGATAGCAGACTCGAATCAGAACATGCAGTCTCTCCTTCCCGCG CCTCCCACCCAAAACATGCCAATGCCAGGTGGCATGAACCAGAGTGGTCCCCCTCCCCAGGCACCGCACGGCCACAACATGCCCTCAGACGGACCACAAGCCCCACACATGCAGAACCAGATGAACGGACAAATGCCCG GCCCCAACCACATGCCCATGCAGGGTCCCGGCCCCAACCAGGCCCCCAACATGCCCAGCGGCTCGATGAACATGCCCCCCAGCAGCCACGGCTCTATGGGCGGCTACAACCACGCCGTGCCCTCCTCGCAGGGCATGCCCGCTCAAGGCCAGATGAACATGAGCCAAGGCCAGCCCATGGGGAACTACGGCCCACGGCCCAACATGAACATGCAGCCCAACCAAG GTCCCATGATGCACCAGCAACCACCGTCCCAGCAGTACAACATGCCCCCTGGTGGCGGCGGGCAGCACTACCAGGGTCAGCAGAATCCCATGGGCATGATGGGCCAGGTGAACCAGGGCAACCACGTCATGAGCCAGAGGCCAATGCCTCCCTACAGGCCGCCACAGCAAG GCGGTGCTCAGTATGCCCAGCAGCAGGAGGCGTACCAACAGGGGCCCCCTCAGCAGCAGGGCTACCCGCCACAGCAGCAGTATCCTGGACAGCAGGGCTACCCCGGCCAGCAGCAAGGCTATG GTCCATCTCAAGGCGCCCCTGGACAGTACCCTAACTACCCCCAGGGCCAAGGCCAGCAGTATGGCGCCTACAGGGCACCCCAGCCAGGCCCTCCCCAGGGTCAGCCACAGCGTCCCTACGGCTATGAGCAG GGTCAGTATGGGAACTACCAGCAGTGA
- the ss18 gene encoding protein SSXT isoform X2, protein MSVAFAPHRPRGKGDITPAGIQKLLDENNQLIQCIMDFQSKGKTAECSQYQQMLHRNLVYLATIADSNQNMQSLLPAPPTQNMPMPGGMNQSGPPPQAPHGHNMPSDGPQAPHMQNQMNGQMPGPNHMPMQGPGPNQAPNMPSGSMNMPPSSHGSMGGYNHAVPSSQGMPAQGQMNMSQGQPMGNYGPRPNMNMQPNQGPMMHQQPPSQQYNMPPGGGGQHYQGQQNPMGMMGQVNQGNHVMSQRPMPPYRPPQQGPPQQYPGQEEYYGDQYSHGAQGAPEGGAQYAQQQEAYQQGPPQQQGYPPQQQYPGQQGYPGQQQGYGPSQGAPGQYPNYPQGQGQQYGAYRAPQPGPPQGQPQRPYGYEQGQYGNYQQ, encoded by the exons ATGTCGGTGGCGTTTGCACCCCATAGACCGCGTGGAAAGGGTGATATAACACCAGCAGGAATTCAAAAG TTACTGGATGAGAATAATCAACTCATACAATGCATAATGGACTTCCAGAGCAAAGGAAAGACAGCTGAATGTTCACA gTACCAACAGATGCTTCACAGAAACCTAGTATACCTGGCCACGATAGCAGACTCGAATCAGAACATGCAGTCTCTCCTTCCCGCG CCTCCCACCCAAAACATGCCAATGCCAGGTGGCATGAACCAGAGTGGTCCCCCTCCCCAGGCACCGCACGGCCACAACATGCCCTCAGACGGACCACAAGCCCCACACATGCAGAACCAGATGAACGGACAAATGCCCG GCCCCAACCACATGCCCATGCAGGGTCCCGGCCCCAACCAGGCCCCCAACATGCCCAGCGGCTCGATGAACATGCCCCCCAGCAGCCACGGCTCTATGGGCGGCTACAACCACGCCGTGCCCTCCTCGCAGGGCATGCCCGCTCAAGGCCAGATGAACATGAGCCAAGGCCAGCCCATGGGGAACTACGGCCCACGGCCCAACATGAACATGCAGCCCAACCAAG GTCCCATGATGCACCAGCAACCACCGTCCCAGCAGTACAACATGCCCCCTGGTGGCGGCGGGCAGCACTACCAGGGTCAGCAGAATCCCATGGGCATGATGGGCCAGGTGAACCAGGGCAACCACGTCATGAGCCAGAGGCCAATGCCTCCCTACAGGCCGCCACAGCAAG GGCCTCCTCAACAGTACCCAGGCCAGGAGGAGTATTACGGAGACCAGTACAGCCACGGCGCCCAGGGAGCCCCTGAAG GCGGTGCTCAGTATGCCCAGCAGCAGGAGGCGTACCAACAGGGGCCCCCTCAGCAGCAGGGCTACCCGCCACAGCAGCAGTATCCTGGACAGCAGGGCTACCCCGGCCAGCAGCAAGGCTATG GTCCATCTCAAGGCGCCCCTGGACAGTACCCTAACTACCCCCAGGGCCAAGGCCAGCAGTATGGCGCCTACAGGGCACCCCAGCCAGGCCCTCCCCAGGGTCAGCCACAGCGTCCCTACGGCTATGAGCAG GGTCAGTATGGGAACTACCAGCAGTGA
- the ss18 gene encoding protein SSXT isoform X5 gives MSVAFAPHRPRGKGDITPAGIQKLLDENNQLIQCIMDFQSKGKTAECSQYQQMLHRNLVYLATIADSNQNMQSLLPAPPTQNMPMPGGMNQSGPPPQAPHGHNMPSDGPQAPHMQNQMNGQMPGPNHMPMQGPGPNQAPNMPSGSMNMPPSSHGSMGGYNHAVPSSQGMPAQGQMNMSQGQPMGNYGPRPNMNMQPNQGPMMHQQPPSQQYNMPPGGGGQHYQGQQNPMGMMGQVNQGNHVMSQRPMPPYRPPQQGGAQYAQQQEAYQQGPPQQQGYPPQQQYPGQQGYPGQQQGYGPSQGAPGQYPNYPQGQGQQYGAYRAPQPGPPQGQPQRPYGYEQVGPQPAVGAEARHSRACL, from the exons ATGTCGGTGGCGTTTGCACCCCATAGACCGCGTGGAAAGGGTGATATAACACCAGCAGGAATTCAAAAG TTACTGGATGAGAATAATCAACTCATACAATGCATAATGGACTTCCAGAGCAAAGGAAAGACAGCTGAATGTTCACA gTACCAACAGATGCTTCACAGAAACCTAGTATACCTGGCCACGATAGCAGACTCGAATCAGAACATGCAGTCTCTCCTTCCCGCG CCTCCCACCCAAAACATGCCAATGCCAGGTGGCATGAACCAGAGTGGTCCCCCTCCCCAGGCACCGCACGGCCACAACATGCCCTCAGACGGACCACAAGCCCCACACATGCAGAACCAGATGAACGGACAAATGCCCG GCCCCAACCACATGCCCATGCAGGGTCCCGGCCCCAACCAGGCCCCCAACATGCCCAGCGGCTCGATGAACATGCCCCCCAGCAGCCACGGCTCTATGGGCGGCTACAACCACGCCGTGCCCTCCTCGCAGGGCATGCCCGCTCAAGGCCAGATGAACATGAGCCAAGGCCAGCCCATGGGGAACTACGGCCCACGGCCCAACATGAACATGCAGCCCAACCAAG GTCCCATGATGCACCAGCAACCACCGTCCCAGCAGTACAACATGCCCCCTGGTGGCGGCGGGCAGCACTACCAGGGTCAGCAGAATCCCATGGGCATGATGGGCCAGGTGAACCAGGGCAACCACGTCATGAGCCAGAGGCCAATGCCTCCCTACAGGCCGCCACAGCAAG GCGGTGCTCAGTATGCCCAGCAGCAGGAGGCGTACCAACAGGGGCCCCCTCAGCAGCAGGGCTACCCGCCACAGCAGCAGTATCCTGGACAGCAGGGCTACCCCGGCCAGCAGCAAGGCTATG GTCCATCTCAAGGCGCCCCTGGACAGTACCCTAACTACCCCCAGGGCCAAGGCCAGCAGTATGGCGCCTACAGGGCACCCCAGCCAGGCCCTCCCCAGGGTCAGCCACAGCGTCCCTACGGCTATGAGCAGGTAGGTCCACAACCAGCGGTAGGTGCCGAGGCTAGACACTCCAGAGCCTGTCTGTAA
- the ss18 gene encoding protein SSXT isoform X3: MSVAFAPHRPRGKGDITPAGIQKLLDENNQLIQCIMDFQSKGKTAECSQYQQMLHRNLVYLATIADSNQNMQSLLPAPPTQNMPMPGGMNQSGPPPQAPHGHNMPSDGPQAPHMQNQMNGQMPGPNHMPMQGPGPNQAPNMPSGSMNMPPSSHGSMGGYNHAVPSSQGMPAQGQMNMSQGQPMGNYGPRPNMNMQPNQGPMMHQQPPSQQYNMPPGGGGQHYQGQQNPMGMMGQVNQGNHVMSQRPMPPYRPPQQGPPQQYPGQEEYYGDQYSHGAQGAPEGGAQYAQQQEAYQQGPPQQQGYPPQQQYPGQQGYPGQQQGYGPSQGAPGQYPNYPQGQGQQYGAYRAPQPGPPQGQPQRPYGYEQGHMRK, from the exons ATGTCGGTGGCGTTTGCACCCCATAGACCGCGTGGAAAGGGTGATATAACACCAGCAGGAATTCAAAAG TTACTGGATGAGAATAATCAACTCATACAATGCATAATGGACTTCCAGAGCAAAGGAAAGACAGCTGAATGTTCACA gTACCAACAGATGCTTCACAGAAACCTAGTATACCTGGCCACGATAGCAGACTCGAATCAGAACATGCAGTCTCTCCTTCCCGCG CCTCCCACCCAAAACATGCCAATGCCAGGTGGCATGAACCAGAGTGGTCCCCCTCCCCAGGCACCGCACGGCCACAACATGCCCTCAGACGGACCACAAGCCCCACACATGCAGAACCAGATGAACGGACAAATGCCCG GCCCCAACCACATGCCCATGCAGGGTCCCGGCCCCAACCAGGCCCCCAACATGCCCAGCGGCTCGATGAACATGCCCCCCAGCAGCCACGGCTCTATGGGCGGCTACAACCACGCCGTGCCCTCCTCGCAGGGCATGCCCGCTCAAGGCCAGATGAACATGAGCCAAGGCCAGCCCATGGGGAACTACGGCCCACGGCCCAACATGAACATGCAGCCCAACCAAG GTCCCATGATGCACCAGCAACCACCGTCCCAGCAGTACAACATGCCCCCTGGTGGCGGCGGGCAGCACTACCAGGGTCAGCAGAATCCCATGGGCATGATGGGCCAGGTGAACCAGGGCAACCACGTCATGAGCCAGAGGCCAATGCCTCCCTACAGGCCGCCACAGCAAG GGCCTCCTCAACAGTACCCAGGCCAGGAGGAGTATTACGGAGACCAGTACAGCCACGGCGCCCAGGGAGCCCCTGAAG GCGGTGCTCAGTATGCCCAGCAGCAGGAGGCGTACCAACAGGGGCCCCCTCAGCAGCAGGGCTACCCGCCACAGCAGCAGTATCCTGGACAGCAGGGCTACCCCGGCCAGCAGCAAGGCTATG GTCCATCTCAAGGCGCCCCTGGACAGTACCCTAACTACCCCCAGGGCCAAGGCCAGCAGTATGGCGCCTACAGGGCACCCCAGCCAGGCCCTCCCCAGGGTCAGCCACAGCGTCCCTACGGCTATGAGCAG GGACACATGAGGAAATAA
- the ss18 gene encoding protein SSXT isoform X1 → MSVAFAPHRPRGKGDITPAGIQKLLDENNQLIQCIMDFQSKGKTAECSQYQQMLHRNLVYLATIADSNQNMQSLLPAPPTQNMPMPGGMNQSGPPPQAPHGHNMPSDGPQAPHMQNQMNGQMPGPNHMPMQGPGPNQAPNMPSGSMNMPPSSHGSMGGYNHAVPSSQGMPAQGQMNMSQGQPMGNYGPRPNMNMQPNQGPMMHQQPPSQQYNMPPGGGGQHYQGQQNPMGMMGQVNQGNHVMSQRPMPPYRPPQQGPPQQYPGQEEYYGDQYSHGAQGAPEGGAQYAQQQEAYQQGPPQQQGYPPQQQYPGQQGYPGQQQGYGPSQGAPGQYPNYPQGQGQQYGAYRAPQPGPPQGQPQRPYGYEQVGPQPAVGAEARHSRACL, encoded by the exons ATGTCGGTGGCGTTTGCACCCCATAGACCGCGTGGAAAGGGTGATATAACACCAGCAGGAATTCAAAAG TTACTGGATGAGAATAATCAACTCATACAATGCATAATGGACTTCCAGAGCAAAGGAAAGACAGCTGAATGTTCACA gTACCAACAGATGCTTCACAGAAACCTAGTATACCTGGCCACGATAGCAGACTCGAATCAGAACATGCAGTCTCTCCTTCCCGCG CCTCCCACCCAAAACATGCCAATGCCAGGTGGCATGAACCAGAGTGGTCCCCCTCCCCAGGCACCGCACGGCCACAACATGCCCTCAGACGGACCACAAGCCCCACACATGCAGAACCAGATGAACGGACAAATGCCCG GCCCCAACCACATGCCCATGCAGGGTCCCGGCCCCAACCAGGCCCCCAACATGCCCAGCGGCTCGATGAACATGCCCCCCAGCAGCCACGGCTCTATGGGCGGCTACAACCACGCCGTGCCCTCCTCGCAGGGCATGCCCGCTCAAGGCCAGATGAACATGAGCCAAGGCCAGCCCATGGGGAACTACGGCCCACGGCCCAACATGAACATGCAGCCCAACCAAG GTCCCATGATGCACCAGCAACCACCGTCCCAGCAGTACAACATGCCCCCTGGTGGCGGCGGGCAGCACTACCAGGGTCAGCAGAATCCCATGGGCATGATGGGCCAGGTGAACCAGGGCAACCACGTCATGAGCCAGAGGCCAATGCCTCCCTACAGGCCGCCACAGCAAG GGCCTCCTCAACAGTACCCAGGCCAGGAGGAGTATTACGGAGACCAGTACAGCCACGGCGCCCAGGGAGCCCCTGAAG GCGGTGCTCAGTATGCCCAGCAGCAGGAGGCGTACCAACAGGGGCCCCCTCAGCAGCAGGGCTACCCGCCACAGCAGCAGTATCCTGGACAGCAGGGCTACCCCGGCCAGCAGCAAGGCTATG GTCCATCTCAAGGCGCCCCTGGACAGTACCCTAACTACCCCCAGGGCCAAGGCCAGCAGTATGGCGCCTACAGGGCACCCCAGCCAGGCCCTCCCCAGGGTCAGCCACAGCGTCCCTACGGCTATGAGCAGGTAGGTCCACAACCAGCGGTAGGTGCCGAGGCTAGACACTCCAGAGCCTGTCTGTAA
- the ss18 gene encoding protein SSXT isoform X4: MSVAFAPHRPRGKGDITPAGIQKLLDENNQLIQCIMDFQSKGKTAECSQYQQMLHRNLVYLATIADSNQNMQSLLPAPPTQNMPMPGGMNQSGPPPQAPHGHNMPSDGPQAPHMQNQMNGQMPGPNHMPMQGPGPNQAPNMPSGSMNMPPSSHGSMGGYNHAVPSSQGMPAQGQMNMSQGQPMGNYGPRPNMNMQPNQGPMMHQQPPSQQYNMPPGGGGQHYQGQQNPMGMMGQVNQGNHVMSQRPMPPYRPPQQDRQTNVTENIGGGGAQYAQQQEAYQQGPPQQQGYPPQQQYPGQQGYPGQQQGYGPSQGAPGQYPNYPQGQGQQYGAYRAPQPGPPQGQPQRPYGYEQVGPQPAVGAEARHSRACL, translated from the exons ATGTCGGTGGCGTTTGCACCCCATAGACCGCGTGGAAAGGGTGATATAACACCAGCAGGAATTCAAAAG TTACTGGATGAGAATAATCAACTCATACAATGCATAATGGACTTCCAGAGCAAAGGAAAGACAGCTGAATGTTCACA gTACCAACAGATGCTTCACAGAAACCTAGTATACCTGGCCACGATAGCAGACTCGAATCAGAACATGCAGTCTCTCCTTCCCGCG CCTCCCACCCAAAACATGCCAATGCCAGGTGGCATGAACCAGAGTGGTCCCCCTCCCCAGGCACCGCACGGCCACAACATGCCCTCAGACGGACCACAAGCCCCACACATGCAGAACCAGATGAACGGACAAATGCCCG GCCCCAACCACATGCCCATGCAGGGTCCCGGCCCCAACCAGGCCCCCAACATGCCCAGCGGCTCGATGAACATGCCCCCCAGCAGCCACGGCTCTATGGGCGGCTACAACCACGCCGTGCCCTCCTCGCAGGGCATGCCCGCTCAAGGCCAGATGAACATGAGCCAAGGCCAGCCCATGGGGAACTACGGCCCACGGCCCAACATGAACATGCAGCCCAACCAAG GTCCCATGATGCACCAGCAACCACCGTCCCAGCAGTACAACATGCCCCCTGGTGGCGGCGGGCAGCACTACCAGGGTCAGCAGAATCCCATGGGCATGATGGGCCAGGTGAACCAGGGCAACCACGTCATGAGCCAGAGGCCAATGCCTCCCTACAGGCCGCCACAGCAAG ACAGGCAAACCAACGTGACTGAAAACATTGGTGGAG GCGGTGCTCAGTATGCCCAGCAGCAGGAGGCGTACCAACAGGGGCCCCCTCAGCAGCAGGGCTACCCGCCACAGCAGCAGTATCCTGGACAGCAGGGCTACCCCGGCCAGCAGCAAGGCTATG GTCCATCTCAAGGCGCCCCTGGACAGTACCCTAACTACCCCCAGGGCCAAGGCCAGCAGTATGGCGCCTACAGGGCACCCCAGCCAGGCCCTCCCCAGGGTCAGCCACAGCGTCCCTACGGCTATGAGCAGGTAGGTCCACAACCAGCGGTAGGTGCCGAGGCTAGACACTCCAGAGCCTGTCTGTAA